The Metabacillus schmidteae nucleotide sequence CATTCACTTCATAGGAACAGGTGTATCTGGTGGTGAAGAAGGAGCTCTTAAAGGACCTTCTATTATGCCGGGAGGTCAGAAGGAAGCCTACAAGCTTGTAGAACCAATTTTTAAAGCAATTTCTGCAAAAGTTAATGAAGATCCTTGTGTAACGTACATAGGACCTAATGGTGCAGGTCACTATGTAAAGATGGTTCATAATGGCATTGAATATGGTGATATGCAATTAATCTGTGAAGCATATTTTATTCTAAAAAATGTACTTGGATTAAGTGCAGCTGAGTTACACGATGTATTTTCTGAATGGAATAAAGGCGAGTTAGATAGCTATCTAATTGAGATTACAGCTGACATCTTCACAAAGGTTGATGACGAAACAGGAAAGCCTTTAGTAGATGTTATTCTTGATACTGCAGGTCAAAAAGGAACTGGTAAATGGACAAGCCAAAATGCTCTAGACTTAGGAATTCCACTTCCTATTATTACGGAATCAGTATTTGCACGATTTATCTCAGCGATGAAAGAAGAACGTGTAAAAGCTAGTAAACTATTAAAGGGTCCTGAGGTTGCTGCATTTAACGGAAATAAAGAAGAGTTAATTGAAGCAGTACGTGAAGCTCTATATTTAAGTAAAATCGTGTCATATGCACAAGGTTTTGCACAAATGAGAGCTGCATCAGATGAATACGATTGGAATCTTAGTTATGGGGATATCGCAATGATTTTCCGAGGTGGATGTATTATTCGTGCTCAATTCCTGCAAAAAATTAAAGATGCTTACGATCGTGATCCACAATTAGCAAACTTGTTATTAGATCCATACTTTAATGAAATTGCCACAAATTATCAATCAGCTCTGCGTAAAGTAATCTCATTAGCAGTACAAAATGGTATCCCTGTACCTGCTTTCTCAAGCGCAATTGCTTACTTTGATAGCTATCGTAGTGAAACATTACCAGCAAATCTCCTGCAAGCACAACGTGATTACTTTGGTGCACATACGTACCAACGTGTTGATAAAGAAGGAGTTTTCCATACAAACTGGATGTCTTGATCATAGGTATTAATATAATATGTTCTCAATTGTTTTCATTGGTTAGTAACTGATAAAGCTTTAAAAAATTCAGTTTTAAAATCTCTTAGACTGTGAATTAATAAAATTTGTTTACAGTCTAAGATTTTTTTGTAAGATTATTATTTTTAAGACCTATAGTAAACTAAACTATTTTAGGTTGATTGGAGCGAAAGGTGCGAGACTCCTGTGGGAGCAGCGGGACAGGTGAGACCCCGCAAGGGCAAAGCGCTGAGGAGGCTCACCGCACGCCCCACGGAAAGTGAGAATCCTGTAGCGGAAATCAACCACACACAATACTCCTTATAGACAACAAAGTTAAAAACAAACATCATTTATCCATTTTAGCAACAGTTTTCCTTAAATAATGAATAACCTCATCTCGTAAATCTTCACGTTCTAATGCAAAATCGATTGTTGCACGAATAAATCCAGCTTTATTGCCAATATCATACCTATCCCCTTCAAATTGATAAGCATAAACGACTTGAGATTCATTTAAAATTTTAATTGCATCAGTTAATTGGATTTCTCCGCTTTTATCAGGTGATACATTGTGTAATACTTCGAAAATTTCCGGTCTTAACACATAACGTCCCATAATGGCAAATCGTGATGGTGCAACTTCTTTTTTTGGTTTTTCAATGAGAGTATCAATATTAATGATGTGATCATCAACATTTCTTCCTTTTGGCTTAATAATACCGTATTTTGACACATCCTCTTCAGATACCTCCTGGATTGCTACAATTGAGGAATGATATCGATTGTAAACATCAATTAATTGTTTCAAACAAGGTGTTTGGGATTTAATAATGTCATCTCCAAGTAAAACGGCAAAAGGTTCATTACCTATAAAACTCCTCGCACATTGAATTGCATGTCCTAAACCTTTTGGTTCCTTTTGACGGATATAGTGAATATTAGCCAAGCTTGAGATGTTATGAACTTCTTCATAAAGTAATTGTTTATTCTTTTTTATCAATGTATCTTCTAATTCATACGATTGGTCAAAATGATCCTCAATCGAACGTTTTCCACGACCACTTATAATAATAATGTCTTCAATTCCGGATGCAACTGCTTCTTCCACTATATATTGTATGGTTGGTTTATCCACGATCGGTAACATTTCTTTTGGTAAGGCTTTGGTTGCAGGCAAGAATCGTGTGCCTAATCCTGCTGCCGGAATGATTGCTTTGCGAATTTTCATACCTACCCCTCCTTCAATAAAACAAGCTCAAATTATTTTGTTACTATATTCATATTGTAAAATAACCTAAACTGTATGAGAGAATAGCTCAGTTTTTCGGAAATTTTTGTATTTCTTCGGGAGGGAATGGACCGATTAAGTAACAATATCATATAGACTTGGGTGAGCTGTCCTATACAAAATTTATCCTCTGTCATAGTTTAATAAAAAGTATATTCTTCAGAAAAACTACTAATGAAAAATGGAAATGTCTTTCCCTTACTTCCACATCATCTTTTCAAACTTCTTATATATTACTAGAACGTTCAATTACTCATTTAGTAAAATAATTCAACTTCAAGGAATTATGAAATGGAATCCTTCAAACTCATTTTCCATTACTTACAAGATTCGCCATTAAGATGAACAAGAAAAACATGCTGCAATTTTATTTTTCTGATAGAAATGACTTTGACCTATTAAAGGAGGGGTTTTCATGGAGCAGCAGCTAATTGTGCCATGGGAAGTGGATGAACTTACCCAACATGAGTTTTACGTTCCTGAATACATTGAAAAAATGGCACATGATGTCCTAGTTCATTACGATTTCTCTGTAAAAAGTTTTGAAATCGTCACCACAAAACCTGATAAAGGTGGCGCAATATGGAAAATAGAAACTAGTGCAGGCCCAAAAAGTATAAAACTATTACATCGCAGACCTACAAGAAGTAAGTTTAGCCTAGGAGCTCAGGAATATCTTGTAGACGTTAGGCAGGCAAGAGTACCGCCTATTGTAAAAACGAAGGATGGAAAAAATTACGTTGAGGCCGGAGGGAAATTATGGTTTGTTGCCGAATGGATTGAATCTTTAGTACCCGTTACAAAAGATTTAGAAGGAGCAAAACATCTTTGTCATGCTCTTGGTGAATTCCACGCTTTAACGAAAGGATATGTTCCGCCTCCTCAAGCTGAAATAGCCTCAAGGGTGTTAAAATGGCCAAAAAATTACCAAAAAACAGTGAATAAAATGGAGTGGTTTCGTAATATTGCCAGGGCTTATGAAGAGTTACCTGTAAGCTCTCATATATTAGCCGTTGTTGATCAATTTGAAGAACAGGCAAAAAGAAGCCTTGATATGTTAACTCAATCTAACTACCTTGAACTGGCAAGTAGAGGCAATGAATATTGGGGCTTAGTTCACCAGGATTATGGTTGGTCAAATGGTCAAATGGGTTCCAACGGAATGTGGATTATTGACCTTGATGGTGTAGCATATGATATTCCAATCCGTGATTTAAGAAAATTAATCACAGGTACGATGGCAGACTTATTTAGGTGGGATGCAACCTGGATAAGAGAAATGATTAAAGCTT carries:
- the gndA gene encoding NADP-dependent phosphogluconate dehydrogenase; its protein translation is MSKQQIGVIGLAVMGKNLALNIESRGYSVSVFNRSYDKTEEFLKNEAEGKNFVGLQTIEEFVQSLETPRKILLMVKAGSATDATIESLKPYLEKGDILIDGGNTFFQDTIRRNKELESTGIHFIGTGVSGGEEGALKGPSIMPGGQKEAYKLVEPIFKAISAKVNEDPCVTYIGPNGAGHYVKMVHNGIEYGDMQLICEAYFILKNVLGLSAAELHDVFSEWNKGELDSYLIEITADIFTKVDDETGKPLVDVILDTAGQKGTGKWTSQNALDLGIPLPIITESVFARFISAMKEERVKASKLLKGPEVAAFNGNKEELIEAVREALYLSKIVSYAQGFAQMRAASDEYDWNLSYGDIAMIFRGGCIIRAQFLQKIKDAYDRDPQLANLLLDPYFNEIATNYQSALRKVISLAVQNGIPVPAFSSAIAYFDSYRSETLPANLLQAQRDYFGAHTYQRVDKEGVFHTNWMS
- the galU gene encoding UTP--glucose-1-phosphate uridylyltransferase GalU, yielding MKIRKAIIPAAGLGTRFLPATKALPKEMLPIVDKPTIQYIVEEAVASGIEDIIIISGRGKRSIEDHFDQSYELEDTLIKKNKQLLYEEVHNISSLANIHYIRQKEPKGLGHAIQCARSFIGNEPFAVLLGDDIIKSQTPCLKQLIDVYNRYHSSIVAIQEVSEEDVSKYGIIKPKGRNVDDHIINIDTLIEKPKKEVAPSRFAIMGRYVLRPEIFEVLHNVSPDKSGEIQLTDAIKILNESQVVYAYQFEGDRYDIGNKAGFIRATIDFALEREDLRDEVIHYLRKTVAKMDK
- a CDS encoding CotS family spore coat protein, coding for MEQQLIVPWEVDELTQHEFYVPEYIEKMAHDVLVHYDFSVKSFEIVTTKPDKGGAIWKIETSAGPKSIKLLHRRPTRSKFSLGAQEYLVDVRQARVPPIVKTKDGKNYVEAGGKLWFVAEWIESLVPVTKDLEGAKHLCHALGEFHALTKGYVPPPQAEIASRVLKWPKNYQKTVNKMEWFRNIARAYEELPVSSHILAVVDQFEEQAKRSLDMLTQSNYLELASRGNEYWGLVHQDYGWSNGQMGSNGMWIIDLDGVAYDIPIRDLRKLITGTMADLFRWDATWIREMIKAYHEANPISQDIYNLLMIDLSLPNEFYKNIKEVVYDPETFLNDPAVITMIQTIVDTDQTKWPILEEIKDDWKGVE